The DNA region GCGACGACCCTCGGCGAAACCGGGGGCGATGCTGTTTCCATGTCGATGGCTCTGGGCTATCTCATTAGCAGTGCCCTGTTTATGTTGCTGTTCGTCGCTATGGTGCTATGGCAGATCCGGGCTACGGATTTTCAGCCGTTGCGCTATTGGGCCACCATTCTGGCATCAACTACCGTGGGCACCACCTTAGCCGATTTTGCTACCCGCTCACTGGGTATTGGTTATGGCGGTGGGAGCTTGTTGCTACTCACCTTGTTAGGACTTACGTTATTTTGCTGGCAACGACTACTCGGAACGATTGATATTACCTCTGTCAGCAACACGAAGGCGCAGCTTTTCTATTGGTTGACCATCATGTTTTCACAGACACTGGGCACAGCCCTTGGTGACTGGACAGCAGATAGTACCGATTTAGGGTATCTGTTTGCTGCCGGAGTTTTCAGTGGCTTATTACTGTTCATTGTGTTGCTGGCCTATTTCAGTCACATATCGCGTACCGCATTATTCTGGGCCGCATTTGTACTGACACGCCCGTTAGGTGCGGTTGTCGGAGATTTCCTAGATAAACCACTGGCCCAGGGAGGGCTGGAACTCAGCCGCTATTCAGCCTCTGCGGCGTTATTAACCAGTATGCTGTTACTCATTATCCTGCTGCCACAACGAGCAGCCTTGAAGACGCATTGACCCAAGCGCAGTTTTAGTCGGCATACGTGGTGAAACTTCCGCCGCCGGTCACTCTGGCAAGCTGATAACCATGTTATTTCAGTAATACCCTGAAAATACCGAGAGCAAAACCACTATCCCAGCCGTTTATGGAAGCGCTTTGAAGCGATCAATACGCCAACGCAGGTAAAACCCAATAACCACAGTGCATCTTTGCCCAATGACATGACCTCTGCTTGACGCAGTACCACACCGCGCACCATCCGCATAAAATGGGTCGCTGGCAGCGCCTCAGCAATCCACTGTGCCGCTTGCGGCATCGCCTCATAGGGGAACATAAAACCCGATAACAGAATTGATGGCATCAGCACAAATACCGTCATCTGCATCGCTTGCAACTGGGTCTGGGCAATGGTGCTGATCACCAGTCCTAGCGTCAGACTGGCGCAGATAAACAGCAGTGACGCCAATAACAAGGAATCGAGTCCACCACGGATCGGCACGGCGAAAACCCAATGACCGACACTGAGAATGATAGCCACCTGGATTAACCCCACCAGCACATACGGAATGATTTTACCTAACATCAGTTCTAATGGTTTTACTGGCGTAGCAATCAGAAATTCCATATTGCCATGCTCGCGTTCGCGCACAATGGCGGCAGACGTAAACATAATCATGGTCATGGTCAGTATCACCGCCAGCAGTCCTGGCACAATATTCACCACGGAACGCTGCTCAGGGTTAAAGTACTCCACCACTTCAAATGTTGGCACCACGGCACTGACGCTCCGGTTAGCCACTTCATCTAATGGCATGGTACGAAGTGCTCGGATGGTGGCGGCCACCATGGTATCTGAGCCGTCCACCAACCATTGAGCAACGGGGCGGGTCAGCGCCGAACGTTCCCGCCGACTGTCAAATGCCGGATGATTGACTAAACGCTCGCCAAAATCTGCTGGCAGATATAACACGGCTTTCACTTCACCATTGGTGATCGCTCGTTCTGCCGCAGCAGCGGAGCGGTAGCTGTGGCTAAAATCCACCACTTGCGAGGCGGATAATGCCTGCAATAATGCCCGGCTGTAACTGTTCTGACTGAGGTCAACAACCCCGCTGGCACATGACGCACATCGGTATTGATGGCATAGCCAAACAGCACCAGTTGTAACAGTGGGATCATCACTATCATGCCGAAGGTCATGCGATCACGCGCCAGCTGTTTCAACTCCTTGGTGATGATAGCCAGTAATCTAGCCCACATGGCGGCCTCCGGTACAAGTCACGAACACATCTTCCAGACTGGGGCGAACTATCTCCAATTGATGTGCCACGCACCAAGGCCGCAACAGGCCAAGTGGATCTTGTTGCTGATCTTTCACCAGCACCCGCAAACGGCTGCCTGCCTGTGATGCCGAAATAACCGCAGCTTGGGCAGTCAGTTGCTGTTTAAGCTGACGCAGCCCCTCACCACTAACTTCAATAACCGTAGCCCCCATCGACTGCATCAACTCTCTGGGCGTACCATCGGCGCGTTTGATGCCGTGCTCCATAATCGCCAAGCGGTGACAGCGCTCTGCTTCATCCATGTAATGGGTAGACACCAAAATGGTGGTGCCTGCGGCACAGAGATCAAACAGTTGCTCCCAGAAATCACGGCGGTTTTGTGGATCAACCGCGGAGGTCGGTTCATCAAGAAACAGCAGTTCTGGACGATGTAACGTCGCGCAGGCCAGCGCCAAGCGTTGCTTCTGCCCACCGCTCATCGTGCCTGCCAGCTGTTGCTGCCGGGGCGCCAGCCCATACTGCTGCAACAATTCATCAATTCGGTCACGACCTTGCCGCCCCTTGACGCCATAAATCGCGGCAACAAACTTAAGATTTTCCAGTACTGACAAGTT from Shewanella dokdonensis includes:
- a CDS encoding ABC transporter ATP-binding protein, which gives rise to MTEAAISPATEVAISAKGLTRRFGELVAVNQLDLTIAKGTIYGFLGPNGCGKSTAIRLLTGLLEPSAGEVTVLGQRLRGHEESLKSRIGYMTQKFSLYDNLSVLENLKFVAAIYGVKGRQGRDRIDELLQQYGLAPRQQQLAGTMSGGQKQRLALACATLHRPELLFLDEPTSAVDPQNRRDFWEQLFDLCAAGTTILVSTHYMDEAERCHRLAIMEHGIKRADGTPRELMQSMGATVIEVSGEGLRQLKQQLTAQAAVISASQAGSRLRVLVKDQQQDPLGLLRPWCVAHQLEIVRPSLEDVFVTCTGGRHVG